A stretch of the Capricornis sumatraensis isolate serow.1 chromosome 19, serow.2, whole genome shotgun sequence genome encodes the following:
- the ISLR gene encoding immunoglobulin superfamily containing leucine-rich repeat protein, translating into MQELRLLCLVVLVGLARACPEPCECGEKYGFHIADCAYRDLKAVPSGFPANVTTLSLSANQLSSLPGGAFREVPRLQSLWLAHNEIRSVAAGALASLSQLKSLDLSHNLISEFAWSDLHSLSALQLLKMDSNELTFIPRDAFRSLRALRSLQLNHNRLHTLAEGTFAPLTALSHLQINDNPFDCTCGIVWFKTWALTTAVSIPEQDNITCTSPHVLKGTRLNRLLPLPCSAPSVQLTYQPSQDGAELRPGFVLALHCDVDGQPAPQLHWHIQTPGGTVEIASPNVGADGRALPGVLAASSRPRFQAFANGSLLIPDFGKLEEGTYSCLATNELGSAESSVNVALATPGEGGEDVLGRRFRGKAAEGKVCYTVDNEVQPSGPEDNVVIIYLSRARGPEAAATAEGVSGKQPPGLLLLGQSLLLLFFASF; encoded by the coding sequence ATGCAGGAGCTGCGTCTGCTGTGCCTGGTGGTCCTTGTGGGCCTGGCACGGGCCTGTCCAGAGCCCTGTGAATGCGGGGAGAAGTACGGCTTCCACATTGCCGACTGTGCCTACCGTGACCTGAAGGCTGTGCCATCTGGCTTTCCGGCCAACGTGACCACGCTGAGCCTATCGGCCAACCAGCTGTCAAGCCTGCCGGGGGGCGCCTTTAGGGAAGTGCCCCGGCTGCAGTCGCTGTGGCTGGCCCACAATGAGATCCGCAGCGTGGCCGCGGGTGCCCTGGCATCTCTGAGCCAACTCAAGAGCCTGGATCTCAGCCACAATCTCATCTCCGAGTTTGCCTGGAGCGACCTGCATAGCCTCAGCGCCCTTCAGTTGCTCAAGATGGACAGCAACGAGCTGACCTTCATCCCCCGTGACGCCTTCCGCAGCCTTCGCGCCCTGCGCTCGCTGCAGCTCAACCATAACCGCCTGCACACGCTGGCCGAGGGCACTTTTGCCCCGCTCACTGCACTGTCTCACCTGCAGATCAATGATAACCCCTTCGACTGTACCTGCGGCATCGTATGGTTCAAGACGTGGGCCCTGACCACAGCCGTGTCCATCCCAGAGCAGGACAACATCACCTGCACTTCGCCCCACGTGCTCAAGGGCACGCGGCTGAACCGTCTGCTGCCGCTGCCCTGCTCCGCACCCTCGGTGCAGCTTACCTACCAGCCCAGCCAGGATGGGGCTGAGCTGCGTCCGGGCTTCGTGCTGGCACTGCACTGTGACGTGGATGGGCAGCCAGCCCCTCAGCTCCACTGGCACATCCAGACTCCCGGTGGCACCGTGGAGATCGCTAGCCCCAACGTGGGTGCCGATGGGCGTGCCCTGCCTGGTGTCCTGGCGGCCAGCAGCCGCCCACGCTTCCAAGCCTTTGCCAATGGCAGCCTGCTCATCCCTGACTTTGGCAAGCTGGAGGAGGGCACCTACAGCTGCCTGGCTACCAACGAGCTGGGCAGCGCAGAGAGCTCGGTGAATGTGGCCCTGGCCACACCAGGTGAGGGTGGTGAGGACGTGCTGGGCCGCAGGTTCCGGGGCAAGGCGGCCGAGGGGAAGGTCTGCTACACGGTTGACAATGAGGTGCAGCCGTCGGGTCCGGAGGACAACGTGGTCATCATCTACCTCAGCCGCGCCAGGGGCCCCGAGGCTGCAGCAACAGCAGAAGGTGTCTCTGGGAAGCAGCCCCCTGGCCTGCTTCTGCTGGGCCagagcctcctcctcctcttcttcgcTTCCTTCTAG